Proteins encoded within one genomic window of Bacillus sp. 1NLA3E:
- a CDS encoding c-type cytochrome yields the protein MKKLWTVFALSLLLLTGCSSEQKETSMDGESLYNRSCASCHGTDLKGISGPPLLNLSSKYSEEQVQKIIKDGVNMMPGKLLTDEESQIVTKWLMEK from the coding sequence ATGAAGAAACTTTGGACTGTTTTTGCACTATCACTATTATTACTAACCGGCTGTTCTTCGGAACAAAAAGAAACAAGCATGGATGGAGAATCACTCTATAACAGGAGTTGTGCATCATGTCATGGAACTGACTTAAAGGGGATATCTGGACCGCCACTTTTAAACCTTAGCAGTAAATATTCCGAAGAACAGGTCCAGAAAATTATTAAAGATGGAGTTAATATGATGCCTGGCAAGTTATTAACAGATGAAGAGTCTCAAATCGTTACAAAATGGCTTATGGAAAAATAA
- a CDS encoding oxidoreductase: protein MDEFKFDRVLEPIRIGSMELRNRFVMPPMVTNYAACDGAVTERLMRYHETRAKGGVGLIVVEAIYVHQSGKGFSNQLGIHRDELVPGLLGLTDAVHRHGAKVAAQLFHAGRQTTSDVSGVRVVAPSPVPCPVKQEMPWQLAVWEIKELVWHFRQSARRAKEAGFDAVEIHGAHGYLLNQFLSPYSNKRTDEYGGTFENRMRFPLEVLRSVREEVGVDFPIIYRISADEFVPGGLTIEDTMMFARRLVEEGIDAIHVSGGVYGSAPMIIQPAAIPQGVYVENAATIKKAIDGAVPVIVVGRIKDASMAEQIIREGKADLVAMGRALLGDPDLPRKVAEGKFAEIRKCIGCNQGCIDRLFQDVDIACMINPLTGHEMEFDMDAPVDKKKVLVVGGGPAGLEATWMADLRGHETILYEKEAELGGQLRLAAKPPYKEEINDLLAHLIHKVENSGAVIVKGMEIDLTKVRGNHPDFVILATGSEATMPNIPGIYQRNVVSGHNVLKGTVPVGQKVVVIGGGMVGCETAEYLADRGKHVTVVEMLDDVGLDIGALTRGLLINRLVEKKVSILTKSRVSEIVGERVKIEKEDGNVVISGVDSVVVAVGSRSMDRLAEEIRGAGIPVYVIGDALKPRKIYEAIHEGFRVGYEVGLVDLKNRVPVLR from the coding sequence ATGGATGAATTTAAGTTCGATAGGGTACTAGAGCCAATTAGGATTGGGTCGATGGAACTGAGAAACAGATTTGTCATGCCTCCGATGGTTACGAATTATGCTGCTTGCGATGGTGCTGTGACGGAACGGTTGATGCGTTATCATGAGACGAGAGCGAAGGGTGGGGTGGGTTTAATTGTTGTTGAGGCGATTTATGTGCATCAGAGTGGGAAGGGTTTTAGTAATCAGTTAGGTATTCATCGGGATGAGTTGGTTCCGGGGTTGCTGGGATTAACGGATGCGGTTCATCGCCATGGGGCTAAGGTTGCGGCTCAGTTGTTTCATGCTGGGAGACAAACGACGTCGGATGTTTCGGGTGTGAGGGTGGTGGCACCTTCACCGGTTCCTTGTCCGGTGAAGCAGGAGATGCCTTGGCAGTTAGCGGTTTGGGAAATTAAGGAGTTGGTTTGGCATTTTAGGCAGTCAGCACGGCGGGCGAAGGAGGCAGGGTTTGATGCGGTTGAGATTCATGGTGCTCATGGATACTTATTAAATCAATTCTTGTCACCATACAGTAATAAACGGACGGATGAGTATGGTGGAACCTTTGAAAATCGGATGAGGTTCCCGTTAGAGGTGCTTAGGAGTGTGAGGGAAGAGGTCGGGGTGGATTTCCCGATTATTTATCGGATCAGTGCTGACGAATTTGTTCCTGGCGGACTTACGATTGAGGATACGATGATGTTTGCTCGCAGATTGGTGGAGGAAGGTATTGATGCGATTCACGTTTCTGGCGGGGTTTATGGGTCAGCGCCGATGATTATTCAGCCGGCGGCGATTCCTCAAGGTGTTTATGTGGAAAATGCAGCAACGATTAAGAAGGCTATTGATGGTGCGGTGCCTGTGATTGTTGTTGGTCGGATTAAGGATGCGAGTATGGCGGAACAAATTATTCGTGAGGGCAAAGCGGATCTTGTTGCAATGGGCAGGGCATTGCTGGGGGATCCAGATTTGCCAAGAAAAGTGGCGGAAGGAAAGTTTGCGGAGATTAGAAAGTGTATTGGTTGCAACCAGGGTTGTATTGATCGATTGTTCCAGGATGTGGATATTGCCTGCATGATTAATCCGTTAACAGGTCATGAAATGGAATTTGATATGGATGCACCTGTCGATAAGAAGAAGGTTCTAGTTGTTGGTGGTGGGCCTGCTGGATTGGAAGCAACGTGGATGGCCGATTTGCGGGGGCATGAAACGATTCTTTATGAAAAGGAAGCAGAATTAGGTGGGCAATTGCGGCTTGCGGCTAAACCTCCATATAAAGAAGAAATCAATGATTTGTTGGCACATTTGATTCATAAGGTTGAGAATTCGGGAGCTGTGATTGTTAAAGGGATGGAAATTGACCTAACGAAAGTTCGGGGAAATCATCCAGATTTCGTCATTTTGGCGACAGGATCTGAGGCTACTATGCCAAATATTCCTGGGATTTATCAGAGAAATGTTGTATCGGGTCATAATGTCCTTAAGGGCACGGTACCAGTGGGACAAAAGGTAGTGGTGATAGGCGGTGGGATGGTTGGTTGTGAAACAGCCGAATATCTTGCTGATCGTGGCAAACATGTTACGGTAGTCGAAATGCTTGATGATGTAGGTTTAGATATCGGTGCTTTAACTCGTGGTTTGTTAATCAATCGTTTGGTTGAGAAGAAGGTTTCGATTTTAACAAAGAGCAGGGTTAGTGAAATAGTTGGTGAGCGAGTAAAAATTGAAAAAGAGGACGGAAATGTTGTTATATCAGGTGTTGACTCGGTCGTAGTTGCAGTTGGTTCGAGGTCTATGGATCGTTTGGCTGAGGAGATTCGGGGTGCAGGTATTCCGGTTTATGTGATTGGAGACGCTTTGAAACCTCGAAAGATTTATGAAGCTATTCACGAGGGATTTAGAGTTGGTTATGAGGTTGGTTTAGTGGATTTGAAAAATAGAGTGCCTGTTTTGAGGTAG